One window of the Candidatus Chryseobacterium colombiense genome contains the following:
- a CDS encoding DinB family protein: MNYHFQAHRQVRKNLLEILQNTSHEDLLLIPDGFNNNIYWNIAHTVATQQLLHYYLSGNPFRIDKYWIETYKKGTLPNFDVQKSEVEDLEFLLTETSKILMKDYDSDFFSDYTPYTTSFGMDLKSIQDAIIFNNMHESLHYGYVMSQKRAILGEKGR; encoded by the coding sequence ATGAATTATCATTTTCAAGCTCACAGACAAGTAAGAAAAAACCTTCTAGAAATCCTTCAAAACACTTCTCACGAAGATCTTTTGCTGATTCCTGACGGCTTCAACAATAACATATACTGGAACATTGCCCACACCGTTGCCACACAGCAACTTTTGCATTACTATTTAAGCGGAAACCCTTTCAGAATAGACAAATACTGGATCGAAACCTACAAAAAAGGGACTTTACCTAATTTCGATGTTCAGAAATCGGAAGTGGAAGATTTGGAGTTTTTACTGACTGAAACTTCAAAAATTTTAATGAAAGATTATGACAGTGATTTCTTTTCGGATTACACGCCTTATACGACAAGTTTTGGGATGGATTTGAAAAGCATTCAGGATGCCATTATTTTCAACAATATGCATGAAAGCCTGCATTACGGCTATGTGATGTCTCAGAAAAGAGCAATTTTAGGAGAAAAAGGAAGATAG
- a CDS encoding serine hydrolase — protein sequence MKIQFLLPLCFAVFTCNAQTKEIPTDNPLKTELDQLVQKEASVYMQDPARVGISIGIFRDGKSYFYNYGTTELGKSQLPTSKSIYEIASITKTFTGTLLAHALVDGKIKLDDDIRKYLTGNYPNLEFEKHPITIANLTNHSSGLPQFLPDQSETFKKPMDSVALILSDFYKNYSKKKFYEDLHEAKVAFVPGTDYKYSNAGTQIAGDILEKVYHKSYENILSEYITKPLKMNQTIVGTDSAKLLTGYNEKGKVMPRNMTTIIAPAGGILSTTEDLVKYMQYQLNENDQYVKASHTPVVKSEGDQIGLYWRIHTYDDGTKTIFHTGGTFGFSSVLQIYPSKNMGVVVLSNESDGESQGKLQDIADSILRNSSKK from the coding sequence ATGAAAATTCAATTTCTTTTGCCATTATGTTTTGCAGTGTTCACTTGTAATGCTCAAACGAAGGAAATTCCTACAGACAATCCTCTGAAAACTGAACTTGATCAGTTAGTTCAAAAGGAAGCTTCTGTTTATATGCAGGATCCGGCCCGTGTTGGGATTTCTATAGGAATTTTTAGAGATGGTAAAAGTTATTTTTATAATTACGGAACAACAGAATTAGGAAAGTCACAACTTCCGACTTCCAAAAGTATTTACGAGATTGCCTCCATCACCAAAACTTTTACAGGAACACTTTTAGCCCATGCTTTAGTGGATGGTAAAATTAAATTGGATGATGATATCCGAAAGTATTTAACCGGAAATTATCCCAATCTTGAGTTTGAAAAGCATCCGATAACGATTGCTAATCTTACCAATCATTCTTCGGGATTGCCGCAGTTTTTACCGGATCAGTCCGAAACATTTAAGAAGCCTATGGATTCTGTAGCTTTGATATTATCCGATTTTTATAAAAATTATTCCAAAAAGAAATTTTATGAAGATCTTCATGAGGCAAAAGTAGCTTTTGTGCCGGGAACGGATTATAAATATTCAAATGCAGGAACGCAGATTGCAGGTGATATTCTTGAAAAAGTATATCATAAAAGCTATGAGAATATCCTGTCAGAATATATTACGAAGCCTTTAAAAATGAATCAGACCATAGTTGGTACAGATTCTGCAAAGCTTTTGACCGGCTATAATGAAAAAGGAAAGGTAATGCCCAGAAATATGACCACCATTATTGCACCGGCAGGCGGAATTCTCTCTACAACGGAAGATCTGGTGAAATACATGCAATATCAACTTAATGAAAATGATCAGTATGTAAAAGCTTCCCATACTCCGGTGGTAAAAAGTGAAGGTGATCAAATAGGATTATATTGGAGAATTCATACGTATGATGACGGAACTAAAACCATTTTTCATACAGGAGGAACTTTTGGTTTTTCGAGTGTGCTCCAAATCTATCCTTCAAAAAATATGGGTGTAGTCGTCCTTTCTAATGAATCCGACGGAGAGTCTCAAGGAAAACTGCAGGATATTGCAGACAGTATATTAAGAAATAGTAGTAAAAAATAA
- a CDS encoding MoxR family ATPase yields MSDTYQAEDIRQLTEKVKEKNYLFSLLRQEINKVIIGQEYMIDRLLVGLLGNGHVLLEGVPGLAKTLAIKTLADAVHGDFSRIQFTPDLLPADVVGTMIYNIKDNDFSIKKGPVFANFVLADEINRAPAKVQSALLEVMQEKQVTIGDETMKLPKPFLVLATQNPIDQEGTYLLPEAQSDRFMLKCTIDYPKFEDERTVMRMVSTSHQPTVKPVISLQDIVDAKELINQIYLDEKIEKYILDMVFATRFPENYGLAELKNYIGFGASPRASINLAIASRAYAFLKGRAFVIPEDVKELAKDVLRHRIGLTFEAEAEEISTEEIINRILAKIQAP; encoded by the coding sequence ATGTCAGATACGTATCAAGCAGAAGACATCCGCCAGCTGACGGAAAAAGTAAAAGAAAAAAACTACTTATTTTCTCTTCTGAGACAGGAAATCAATAAAGTGATTATCGGCCAGGAATATATGATAGACCGTCTTTTAGTCGGACTTCTGGGGAATGGTCACGTTCTTTTGGAAGGAGTTCCGGGTTTGGCAAAAACACTGGCAATCAAAACCTTGGCAGATGCTGTTCATGGTGATTTTTCAAGAATTCAGTTTACCCCGGATTTATTGCCTGCAGATGTTGTCGGAACAATGATTTATAATATTAAAGACAATGATTTTTCAATAAAAAAAGGGCCTGTTTTTGCGAACTTCGTATTGGCGGATGAGATCAACCGTGCTCCGGCAAAAGTACAGTCGGCTTTATTAGAGGTAATGCAGGAAAAGCAGGTAACCATTGGTGACGAAACCATGAAGCTTCCAAAACCTTTTCTGGTACTGGCGACGCAGAACCCGATCGATCAGGAAGGTACTTATCTTTTACCGGAAGCTCAAAGCGACCGTTTCATGTTGAAATGTACGATTGATTATCCGAAATTTGAAGATGAAAGAACCGTGATGAGAATGGTTTCAACCTCGCATCAACCCACGGTAAAACCGGTTATTTCTTTACAGGATATTGTAGATGCAAAAGAGCTGATCAATCAGATTTATCTTGACGAAAAGATTGAAAAATATATTCTGGATATGGTTTTTGCCACCCGTTTCCCGGAAAATTATGGTCTTGCAGAATTGAAAAATTACATCGGTTTTGGAGCTTCACCAAGAGCGTCAATCAATTTAGCAATAGCATCAAGAGCTTATGCATTTTTAAAAGGAAGAGCATTTGTCATTCCTGAAGATGTAAAAGAACTGGCAAAAGATGTGTTGAGACACAGAATTGGTTTGACTTTCGAAGCTGAAGCTGAAGAAATATCCACAGAAGAAATTATTAATAGAATTTTAGCTAAAATACAGGCTCCGTAA
- a CDS encoding DUF6263 family protein produces the protein MKNIAALALVSTIALVSCNKKETAKITKVDPKTGKTVTVEVPADSVVKVEANPAIKDSLGIFKQSFKLEKGKTYPLTTYQRDVKTMTDPQGKSITATSESTDEMNFVVNDLKGNVYDLTLNLVAKRNSQSAQGKTLVVDTKLPEPKEEDLKMLWIVNRALTSNKLNVKMDTKGNVISITGFDPIYTKVANAVGALVKDPAQKAGVTANLKESFNEKILKDQLSKNLTLIPKKGVKIGEKWTNSENADPNGKIKVTSNYTLKSAGNGIVEVSISGGIPKKTEKQAQGPVTHSMSSELVQNGTIKFDQNTGWITNQNINVKTSQIETISDGKQSQSMKSISNSSVMVNPSGK, from the coding sequence ATGAAGAATATTGCGGCGCTTGCGCTAGTTTCAACGATAGCATTGGTTTCTTGTAATAAAAAAGAAACGGCAAAAATTACAAAAGTAGATCCTAAAACAGGAAAAACAGTAACGGTAGAAGTTCCGGCAGATTCTGTTGTAAAAGTAGAGGCAAATCCTGCTATTAAAGACTCATTGGGAATCTTCAAACAGTCTTTTAAATTGGAAAAAGGAAAAACATATCCGCTTACCACTTACCAAAGAGATGTAAAAACCATGACCGATCCGCAAGGAAAGTCGATCACTGCAACCAGCGAGTCTACCGATGAGATGAATTTTGTAGTGAATGACCTCAAAGGAAATGTATATGATCTGACACTCAATCTTGTTGCCAAAAGAAATTCTCAGTCGGCTCAAGGTAAAACACTTGTTGTAGATACCAAACTTCCGGAACCTAAAGAGGAAGATCTTAAGATGCTTTGGATCGTTAACAGAGCCCTTACCAGCAATAAGCTGAATGTAAAAATGGATACTAAAGGGAATGTGATCTCAATTACAGGCTTTGACCCTATCTACACAAAAGTTGCTAATGCAGTGGGAGCTCTTGTAAAAGATCCAGCTCAGAAAGCAGGAGTAACAGCCAACTTGAAAGAAAGCTTCAATGAAAAAATATTGAAAGACCAACTTTCAAAAAACCTGACACTTATTCCTAAAAAAGGAGTAAAAATAGGAGAAAAATGGACAAACAGTGAAAACGCAGATCCTAACGGAAAAATAAAAGTAACGTCTAACTACACTTTAAAAAGTGCAGGAAATGGTATCGTAGAAGTTTCTATTTCAGGAGGAATTCCTAAAAAAACTGAAAAACAGGCACAAGGCCCTGTTACACACAGCATGAGCAGCGAGCTTGTTCAAAACGGAACCATTAAGTTTGACCAAAATACAGGATGGATTACCAACCAGAACATCAATGTAAAAACATCACAGATTGAAACCATTTCAGACGGGAAACAATCTCAGTCTATGAAAAGTATTTCAAACTCTTCTGTTATGGTAAACCCTTCCGGTAAATAA
- the rlmB gene encoding 23S rRNA (guanosine(2251)-2'-O)-methyltransferase RlmB, whose translation MTDKKDDFIFGLRPVIEAIEAGKTIDKVFVQNALQGPIYAELKAILAKNKIRPNYVPVEKLNRFTRKNHQGVVAFISDVPFHKIEDIVPQLFEEGKTPFLLILDRLTDVRNFGAICRTAECVGVDAVIIPEKGAAPINSDAIKTSAGALYNVKICKEPNLAHVVDFLQQSGISVYAASEKAQKLIYDVDFKEPCAVVMGNEETGISKEVLHHADEKIKLPIEGKTQSLNVSVACGAILYEAVRQKMAAIPNL comes from the coding sequence ATGACAGATAAAAAAGATGATTTTATTTTCGGGCTACGTCCCGTAATTGAAGCAATTGAAGCGGGAAAAACGATTGACAAGGTCTTCGTGCAAAATGCTTTGCAAGGACCCATTTATGCTGAATTAAAAGCAATTTTAGCCAAAAATAAAATCCGTCCCAACTATGTGCCGGTTGAAAAACTGAACCGTTTTACAAGAAAAAATCACCAAGGTGTAGTTGCCTTTATTTCGGATGTCCCGTTTCATAAAATCGAAGATATTGTTCCTCAGCTATTTGAAGAAGGGAAAACTCCGTTTTTATTAATCCTTGACCGATTAACAGATGTGAGAAACTTCGGGGCAATATGCAGAACTGCAGAATGTGTAGGCGTTGATGCTGTAATTATTCCGGAAAAAGGAGCAGCTCCTATTAATTCAGATGCAATAAAAACTTCTGCAGGAGCACTTTACAACGTAAAAATCTGTAAAGAACCGAATTTAGCACATGTTGTAGATTTCCTTCAGCAAAGCGGAATTTCCGTATATGCCGCAAGTGAAAAAGCTCAAAAGCTGATCTATGATGTAGATTTCAAAGAACCTTGTGCGGTTGTAATGGGGAATGAGGAAACAGGAATTTCTAAAGAAGTACTTCATCATGCAGATGAAAAAATAAAGCTACCGATTGAAGGAAAAACACAGTCTCTGAATGTTTCTGTTGCGTGTGGAGCTATTTTATATGAAGCGGTAAGGCAGAAAATGGCTGCAATTCCAAATTTATAA